TTTTTTAAGTGGACGTCAAAATCAGTTAATTAATGAGGATACTCACATCGTCGGCACGGATGCCCAACTTGATGTAACGGCTGAACTGGCGCTTGAATGCCTCCTCATCCTCTTCCTCCAAGCTGCGCATATAATCAGCCACGTGCTGGCCGAAGATGTGAGCGCGGTGCACATCAGCATTGAAGCTCTTGGCCTCAGCAGAGTAGCCAGGGAAACGCTTAACGGAGTGGGGGATGTTCAGACCACCATCGACAGCGCCCTTCATGGCACCGAACACACGAGCACCGGTGGTTGTGCGAGCCAAACCGACATCCAAGAAACAACGGAATGCACCTGGTCCGTCATCGACGGGCTCCACGTTGAATTCTTCGCCGGTGACCTCAGTGCAGCCAGTGTAGATAGAGTCCAAACCCAACTTGTTCAACAGACGGCGAGCAACCAACAGGCCAGTGGCGTAGGCAGCAGCATAGTTGGTCAAACCGACCTGCAATATTGGTTTGTGTTTATTACCAGCCTAAAGGGCCTTATTGAAAAGTGATTTACCTGGATGCCATAGTTGGGCAGCTCGTGCGAGTAAGCAGAGCAGACGACGCGGTCACCCTCGATACGAGCGTAAGCGATTTGGGCAGTGATGTCCTTGTTCGACAGACGCACAATCAAGCGGTACTTGGGGGTGTTGTACTTGTTCTTGTCCTGGAAAGTCAGACGCTTTCTGGCATAGTAGTCGGTCTTGCCCTCACGACGCCTGCGGAACTTAACTTGGTACCGCTTGAAGTACTGCTTGTTCTTGACTACCTTGACGAAACCCTGTAAAACAGAcacaaaacatacacacaacacaagtTGGAATTAGTTCATCTGTATGGCACTAACTTTAATCTctcaattatttatgcatcAGTGGTCGCTCTTGCGCAGTCTTATTGCATTTCACTAAAGCGTACTTTAATTGAGCCGTTTGTTGTGTTAtcttattgaaaatgctcaccatttttcactttttaatgaaaattaaacaCCGACGCAAAATACGCGATGTCTTCACACGTAggtgaaaaagaaaaaggaagaAGCTGACAGGCCGCTTAGAAGCAGGGTCGTATTTTTTCGCTTTGACAGTTTGCGCACAGCCAACTTAGCGTATGCATTAAAAATCCACCAGATGGCGTATGAGTGTTATCAGTCAATGGGCGCCTATTgcattgaaattcaaaaagtaaatgtgtttaaaatattgtatttctcagtgttttatattttaaaagcaatgcttccaaatgtatttgtgtattttcctCAAATTCTTCGGCATTTTGAGAGCTATAAAACCGCTCAATGTCATGTTGCagtttctaaaaaaaaaatattatttttaatatgtttgcAATGTGGAAGATATCTTTCATATTTACCataacttttaattgaatatctTCAATGGGAGTTAAGTCCTCATCTTCCGGTTCTAgatttaaatacaaatgttgTTTGAAATGATATAAAGCCGAAGCATCATCACTTTCTAGCAGTAAGGCCACATTATTCTCTTCTTGACTGCTTGTCAAACTAAGCTTGCTATCGACAAAATATAAGTCCAGATTATTATCGTGACTTTTATCACTGGCATTACATAAGCTAGCTATTTGTTGCAAGTTCATATTACTAAATGGTTTAATTTTCTGTTTGATTATGGGTTTAGCTTTCTTCTCAGCAGATCGCAACAAATCAATTGCTTGCGGTTTactaaacaaatttaatgagtAAAGATGTCCATTAAAAAGTGAGCGATATGTTTCGCTGGTTTCTTTTACTTCAACTGGCAGCAGGACAGCATTAATTTGGGTTTTGAACTCTAGGAAGGCGACCAATTTAAGCGTAAATACAGGCAGCTGCGTGTTATGAATTCTTTTAAGAGGTATAATGATTCGACACTTGCGGCTTATAAGTAAATCTGTGGGAACACGATGCACATGCGCTTCATGCTCGTGATAGACAAGTATTTGCCAGTGGCTGCTGTGCAGCAATAGATGGCTATTGTGCAGCTTCAACAGTAATGTGGCATAAACGCCGCAACTGTTTAGGTCCACTTGTCTAGCCGTGTGGAGCAGCAACATGTCAATGCCATAGACGGGTAGTTGTCGTCGAAACTCAAGTGTCGCCTCCAAGCTTTGCTCCTCCCAAGCCTCATTCCTGGCAACTGCCACCAGCTGTTGTTTCTCGTGCTCCCGCTGTATGGCAACCAAGAGTTGTGCTGGCTGCTGTTCGTATTGCTCCAAAACGTCAGCATTTCCACGTAATCTTTCAACAGCAGCTGGCGTTAAGTCATTGAGTATGCCGTCATCTCTGGAAGCTTGCTGTTCTTGCTGCAAACTAAAGGCAATGCGATAGAATATGTTATTGTCGCTGAGACAAACCAACTGTTCAATATGCTGCACCCAAGTGCAGGCTTGCATTCCTGCCACAGACTTGCAACAGCGTTGCACGACACAATCATCCAGCTGTTCATCGTACTGGAATCTCAAGCGCACCAACTGTTCGCCATCAGTATAGTAAAAATCTCCATTATCACTGCTGGCATCGTAATCCAACCACTCGGCACCAGTGAAATGCATTTGTCGCTGTTTAATGCCCAGCAACTGAGACATATACCAGATGTCTACGCTGCCACAACTGAGGTAGACCAAACATAGGTTTAACGATGGCAGTAGACGCATAAAATCCACAGAAGTGGCATAAATGCAGAGAAGTTCAATGTTGTAGGCCTGCTCCTTATCAGCATCCTCATTTGCATCGTATGGAATCAAGACAAATACATGTCCTGcaatgctaaaaatatgaagCTGCTTATCGGCGATTGCGCCAACACCAAATAAGCATTGCATGAACTTTTCATGTGATTTGGTAACCGTCACTGTCATCAAAGTATAATGATCGTTTTGCCAATCACATTGGAAAATGTTCTGCTCATCGTAGGTGATGTCGTAGCTTTGCAGAAGGGTGCTCTCTCCTTTGCCTAAGCTGGGAAGATCCATGTAGacctgcagcagcaactgttgagTCTCCTCGTTATGCGCAATTACACTGAATCCCTCGTGAGTCTGGGCGAATGCACGAACGCCTTTTAGCCAGGCGATGCTGTGCAGCGACTTGATGGAGCCAAAACAATGAACGCGGCCATCGGACATTAGCAACAGCGTGTTGTACTCGAGCATGTGAATGCTGCGCAGATaacagttgttgttgggcaATGGAATGCGCACCTTGGTCATCTCCATTCGACTGGTTTTCTTAGACGTCTTGAAGCGATAGTTTATCAAGTAGCATTCGTTCCAAGTGACAAACACtgatttggttttattgttgctggtCGAAGAGTGGCTTATTAGGCCACATGGTTGAAACAAAGTGTCATCCTCGATGGACCAGAGGGCGTCCTCTTCTTCTACTGTCCCTGGTTCATTTAACTCCTCAATTTCCATAATTTTCCGCagaacaacaattttcaaatatgaTGCACCAAAAAACAGCTGATAACTACAAGTATGACCATAGCTTTTtagttaaaaattattttgaaacgCGTGGCGAGGCAGTCACACTGtatacaattttcaatattacCGGTTAATTAACGTTGTAATAttcattacaaatttgtacaattaacctaattaaaactaaaatctGATCATTCGTTTGCTCGAATGTGTTTCTATTTGTAATGTTTCTTATTGTATTTATCGCAATGATGTCCATCTCTAAAGCAATCGTTTAAAGCCAAATCATAACGACTTTGGAAGTCAGTGAAGAGGCAACAGGTAAAcaaagtttaaataataatacacaaaaaatggCGTTGCTTATTCGCCTGGCGCGACGCACTTACGCGACTAAGCTGACTGAACACCAGGCTGCGTTGATGGCACGCAGCTTGCCAAAGCGTGAAGCGATTCCCGGCGTGCAACACATTATTGTGGTGGCCTCCGGCAAAGGTGGCGTCGGCAAGAGCACTGTGGCCGGTGAGTACTTGGCTTAATTTTCCAATCATGCTTAAACaaatctattttgtttttagcaaattttgcTTGCAGCTTGGCCAAGTTGGGTGCCAGAGTGGGACTGCTGGATGGTGATATCTTTGGTCCCAGTATTCCTCTGTTGATGAATGTGCATAATGAGCCGCTTATCAATGATAACAATCTGATTATACCACCGCAGAACTACAATGTCAAGTGCCTGTCCATGGGCATGTTGACACCCACGGATGGTGCCATTATCTGGAGAGGACCTCTTGTCATGTCTGCCATACAGCGGCTACTCAAAGGCGCCGTTTGGAGTCCCCTGGATGTGTTGGTCGTGGATACCCCACCGGGAACTGGCGATGTGCATCTATCGCTGACCCAACACGCCCCAATTACTGGTGTCGTACTCGTGACCACGCCCCATAAAGCAGCTGTTGATGTAACGATCCGTGGCGCTGAAATGTATCACAAACTCAAAGTGCCCATTCTTGGCTTGGTGGAGAATATGCGTTACTCCATCTGTGACAGTTGCAAGGAGCGTACAGAGTTATTTAAGGGACCAACAGATCTATCAACCAAATTGCCACCCACAACAATCTCATTGCCATTGGAAGCGCACATTGCCGAGTGTGGCGAATCTGGAGTTCCTGTAGTTATTAAACATCCCAACTCGGAATATGCAAAGCTTTTCAGTCAACTAGCTAGTCACATTTGGGGTGTTCTAGAAAAACAGAGTGAAGCAAACAATGATGCGCACTGCGTTTTTTGAAACACTACACTACTGTACAGTACTGTTATGCCGCAAATGAGTACATTCATGCAGAAGTCTAATGCGCAGTCAAAGTAGTCAattacagttgcagttgcataaGTTATCCCTAATAAAATTAAGCAATGGTTTTAtagataagaataaaaaacTACCAATGTTATTTTGTGTTaagttgttttaaaaatataatcatttaatatttgttatacaattcatttatttatgtaatcaACACACAAACCAATAACGCACAAAagttattttagtttttctaaCTTCATATGTTAAGTTAAACTTTGATCAATATTTTCCTAATAAAGAAAGAATAGTGTTGTTGATTCATGTTAagaaattaatgaataaaatcagtttaatattcaaaacaaatgttatCAACGAAGCTACAACTAAGAAAGTGACCACAACGTCTAAAATATCCCAAaagtttatttacatatatttttttttggtttttagttatgaatttatttattcttcttcAGTTTCTTCATCTTTTTCATGGCCTTACGATGCGCATATTTGTCAGTCCGCTTGATCACCTCTTTGTACTTCCGTTTGTTGAACTTTTGGAATTCCTCATCGGCCAACAATTCATCCACCAGTGATTTCTTCGTCTTGCGCGTATGACGCTCACTATAATGATCCAGAGGCGAGTGCTGAACTGTTCCAATCTGGAAGTATTTAGGCAGCACCTTGAGGTCGTTCTTCTTATAGAAATGTTTAGGATCCAACACGGAACGCATTTGTATGATCTTCAGCTCATTACGCATATCCTCAGTGATTTCAGTGGCTGGCATATCAAACCAACCGCCTCCCTTAGTCTTAGCGCGTTCTGCCTGTAATTTAATAAGAGTAACATTAATTTTTGGGAAACAAATTGGCATAAAGTACGCATTATAAGCAAGTCAATATCAGATTACTAAAGACGTCGTCAATGCGGCAACAGCACAAGCCTCAACAACTGCTGTGTTATGGGGTGTCGACAATAGCACGGATGTTTCATTTGGGAATTGAATGTATGCCCACGCCTAAATCAGTTATCTTGGCTCAACGATAAATGACAGTCTAGCGTTTCAAGGCCTCTGATGTTCCGTCGGCCTTACAGCGATCGTCACAAGCTCCGAGGCGATCACTAAGATTACAACGGATGAAACGCTTGATGTGCCATTGTCTATGAAGTGATTCGAGTCTCTTGTCACAGCAGTCGCCTCAAGCAGCAAGTGTTGTGCACTTACTACACCATCATTTGGTGCAGTTTCGGTTGTCGAATATTTCATCATCTAAATGTGTGTAAAATTTTCCACAATATGAGTTAACTTACTCTATTTAAAAGAGGCTGTTTTCGCCTGGACACTGTTGGCAACGCCTTTGACTGCGCAAATTCGCCTGTGAGTACCGTTTTCTTCATATCCAACTCGACATTTGCTTTGCGTTCCTTCTGACTTTCGCTAGTATCGTAATGCAAATCTGTGATTTTTTTGCGCTTCGACATCTTGTGAGTGTCCGAATTTTCGACTGCCTCATTAATCTGCTCAGCCAGTTCAGTAAGCCGTACTGCCACTTTTGATGGAGCTGCTAGCGTCGTTTCATTCGCTCTAGATTTAACTACTTTTCGCACATCTTTGTTGTTCACTTTGACGCCAAACAGTTCAATTTCCTGAACTTCTTCCTCCTCATCATCACTGCCTGAGTTATTGGCGCTAAGCAAGCGATCACTAAAGGCGTTATTGTATATTGCCACGGATGAATGGCCACCATCTACATCTGCATCTTGTGGCTGATCACCGGCTGTGTCAATTACAAATAACGAAgccatttttatattttacaaaaactaaaaacgcGCAACGCATGTGGCGTCGATtctaaatgtttattattcgTCGTGACTGGCAATTAGGTATGGGAAGAAAGGCAGTATcgatattaatatttgaaacgTGAGTACTCTGAGATCATAAATTGCGCGGTATATAATTTTCGGtatacaaataacaaaaagttcATCCAATATTTATTCGAAATTTACGAGTTTCAGTCAATTTTACCTCATTTCGCctgaaaattttcaatttcatatattttaatatgcgaaaacttatcgatatattaaaaatgtttaaaaatatttacttatcgATAGACCCATAGATGTATTTCCACCTCTAGCATATCACACGTGTTTTGTTGATTTCAGCTGAGTGGAAGTTTGGCAAAAATAGTGGCATATATAGTTGAAAAAACCCAAATATAATGTCAGTTTTCTATAAAAGACAATTCTTAGAGTATTACTTCTGGTATCTAATTTATAAAACGTAGGACCACCCAGAAAATTATTCGAGTAATCAGCTTGGTAATCGACTTCCTTCGCTGAGAGACTTATTGCGTATTATTAGGAAATACATTTCAAAGAGGGGTTccacaaaaaactaaaatttctTCGAAATGTCAATGTTCAGCAGCAAAACGGGCATTACGTCCATATTAAAGTCGTTCAGCGGTGCGGATCGCGAGCGTGCTAAAACTGCAGCTTTGAATAAAGTACGCTTTTCGACGCCAAAAGAGAAGGGCATTATTGAGTCGGTGCGAGTTGCTCTCGAGGAGCATAATTTTCACTTGATTCAGGAATTTACTTACTTTCTACGCGAGGCGGAGTTATGTGTAAGTTtgtaaaaaaatcaaaaagtatccATTTGTAACCTTCAACTTTTAGGATGAGGAAATTGTGGCTATTATGCGAGATGCTCGGAAAATAGTGCACAGCTTGACGCCGGAGTTTGCTGATCTTGTGGAAGCTCTTCTAGGAATCAACTGGAGGAAACGCAACATAAATGCTACAGAAGCTTACTCCGAGTTTACTGTTGATGTGATGATTGCCCACAATACGTATATTCAGATTGGAATCACCAAGTTAATCTTAAACTGGATACCAAATGATCAGGAAACTGACGATTGGATCAATGGATCGCCGTCCGAAAGTGTGCAAGCGGATCTACAAACTGTTCACACTTTGCTCAATCGTATTTTGACTGCAGTGCCAATGGCTTTTGATGTGGTTGTGGACACAATTGCGGCTAAATttccatattttaaaaagCCGGCTCATGTCACCGCCGGGTACATACACAATGTACTTTGGCTCGTATCTTCAAAGCCAGTCTATGAAGAGCTTTTATTGCAGCTGGTTCTGCAAAAGTAAGTATTTATCCCCCATTTGTAAACATTGTAAGCATGTTTTTTTCGCTCGATAGGTTGCTTATACTGGACGTGAGTGCGCCACGTGATGAAATCGAAGCACTACGG
This DNA window, taken from Drosophila nasuta strain 15112-1781.00 chromosome 2L, ASM2355853v1, whole genome shotgun sequence, encodes the following:
- the LOC132788026 gene encoding iron-sulfur protein NUBPL, whose amino-acid sequence is MALLIRLARRTYATKLTEHQAALMARSLPKREAIPGVQHIIVVASGKGGVGKSTVAANFACSLAKLGARVGLLDGDIFGPSIPLLMNVHNEPLINDNNLIIPPQNYNVKCLSMGMLTPTDGAIIWRGPLVMSAIQRLLKGAVWSPLDVLVVDTPPGTGDVHLSLTQHAPITGVVLVTTPHKAAVDVTIRGAEMYHKLKVPILGLVENMRYSICDSCKERTELFKGPTDLSTKLPPTTISLPLEAHIAECGESGVPVVIKHPNSEYAKLFSQLASHIWGVLEKQSEANNDAHCVF
- the LOC132787971 gene encoding uncharacterized protein LOC132787971, with translation MNITTLINRYQLFFGASYLKIVVLRKIMEIEELNEPGTVEEEDALWSIEDDTLFQPCGLISHSSTSNNKTKSVFVTWNECYLINYRFKTSKKTSRMEMTKVRIPLPNNNCYLRSIHMLEYNTLLLMSDGRVHCFGSIKSLHSIAWLKGVRAFAQTHEGFSVIAHNEETQQLLLQVYMDLPSLGKGESTLLQSYDITYDEQNIFQCDWQNDHYTLMTVTVTKSHEKFMQCLFGVGAIADKQLHIFSIAGHVFVLIPYDANEDADKEQAYNIELLCIYATSVDFMRLLPSLNLCLVYLSCGSVDIWYMSQLLGIKQRQMHFTGAEWLDYDASSDNGDFYYTDGEQLVRLRFQYDEQLDDCVVQRCCKSVAGMQACTWVQHIEQLVCLSDNNIFYRIAFSLQQEQQASRDDGILNDLTPAAVERLRGNADVLEQYEQQPAQLLVAIQREHEKQQLVAVARNEAWEEQSLEATLEFRRQLPVYGIDMLLLHTARQVDLNSCGVYATLLLKLHNSHLLLHSSHWQILVYHEHEAHVHRVPTDLLISRKCRIIIPLKRIHNTQLPVFTLKLVAFLEFKTQINAVLLPVEVKETSETYRSLFNGHLYSLNLFSKPQAIDLLRSAEKKAKPIIKQKIKPFSNMNLQQIASLCNASDKSHDNNLDLYFVDSKLSLTSSQEENNVALLLESDDASALYHFKQHLYLNLEPEDEDLTPIEDIQLKVMKLQHDIERFYSSQNAEEFEENTQIHLEALLLKYKTLRNTIF
- the LOC132788018 gene encoding large ribosomal subunit protein uL18 yields the protein MGFVKVVKNKQYFKRYQVKFRRRREGKTDYYARKRLTFQDKNKYNTPKYRLIVRLSNKDITAQIAYARIEGDRVVCSAYSHELPNYGIQVGLTNYAAAYATGLLVARRLLNKLGLDSIYTGCTEVTGEEFNVEPVDDGPGAFRCFLDVGLARTTTGARVFGAMKGAVDGGLNIPHSVKRFPGYSAEAKSFNADVHRAHIFGQHVADYMRSLEEEDEEAFKRQFSRYIKLGIRADDVEDIYKKAHQAIRNDPTPKKAAAKKAAPTKKRWNAKKLTNEERKTKVAAHKAAYVAKLQSETEA
- the LOC132788035 gene encoding deoxynucleotidyltransferase terminal-interacting protein 2, whose product is MASLFVIDTAGDQPQDADVDGGHSSVAIYNNAFSDRLLSANNSGSDDEEEEVQEIELFGVKVNNKDVRKVVKSRANETTLAAPSKVAVRLTELAEQINEAVENSDTHKMSKRKKITDLHYDTSESQKERKANVELDMKKTVLTGEFAQSKALPTVSRRKQPLLNRAERAKTKGGGWFDMPATEITEDMRNELKIIQMRSVLDPKHFYKKNDLKVLPKYFQIGTVQHSPLDHYSERHTRKTKKSLVDELLADEEFQKFNKRKYKEVIKRTDKYAHRKAMKKMKKLKKNK